The genomic DNA TCACGTCCATGATGACGAGATCGGGGCGCAGCTCGGTCGCGAGCTGAACCGCGGTCTCGCCGTCGCCGGCCTCGCCGACGACCTCGAAGCCGTTGTCGCGGAGGATCTCGACGATGTCGAGCCGGATGAGCGATTCGTCTTCGGCCACGACGACCCGGCGCGGTGCCGCCGGCTGAGTGGATTCGCTGTCAGTCACGGCTGAAAGCCTACGGTATTCTGGCCAAGGCCTCTGGCCGGTGTGGCGGAATGGCAGACGCGGAGCACTCAAAATGCTTTGCCCGAAAGGGCGTGTGGGTTCGACCCCCACCACCGGCACCACAGCGCTGGTCTCCGGCGCGGATCAGGCGTCGGATGCCTCGACGGCCGCGCGCACGTGGCGATTGCGTTCCTCGATGAGTCTCCGCAGGTAGGCGCGCAGGAGCGGCTCGACCATGCGGCCGAGCGGGCCGAGCGGAGCCGTGAAGCGGATGCGGTCGCGCATCAGGGTGCCCGAGGCATCCGATTCGAAGCGATGCTCGTGACGGAACGAGGCGAACGGACCGCGACGCTGCTCGTCGACGAAGCGCTCGGGCCGTTCGTACTCGGTGATCGCGCTGGTCATCGTGAACGGCACGCCGAAGTGCCGCGCTCGCCAGGTGACCGTCTCGCCCGCGCCGATCCGCCCGGAGGTCACGCCCGCGATCGCACGCTCGCGGCTCGCCCCCATCGAACGCACGTGGAGGTCGATGTCGAGCGACGCGTCGAACACCGCGTCCGGCGGCGCCGCGATGGCGGTCGAGCACTCGAACTCGGCGGTCACGGACCGATCCTCGCACGGAACGACGGCGAAGGGCCGGCGGATCACTCCGCCGGCCCTTCGCCGTCTCGCCTGCGACCTGCTCAGAGCACGTCGCCGACCTTGTGCACGCGCACGTCGTTCGTCGTGCCGGGGATGCCGGGAGGCGAACCCGAGATGATGACGACGGTCTCGCCCTCGACGGCGCGACCCGACTTCACGATGACGTCGTCGACCTGGCCGACCATCTGGTCGGTGTGGGTGACGCGGTCGACCACGAAGGACTCGACGCCCCAGAACAGCGACATCCGGCGACGGATGGCTTGATCGGGCGTGAACGCCAGGATCGGGATGCGGCTGCGCAGCCGCGACATCCGACGCACCGACTCGCCCGACTCGGTGAAGACGCAGAGGTACTTCGCGTCGACGAAGTCGCCGATGTCGACCGCGGCCGCGGTGATGGCACCCGATTGGGTGCGGGGCTTGGTACCGAGCTTCGGCACCCGCTCGAGGCCGTGCTGCTCCGTCGACTCGACGATGCGCGCCATGGTCTGCACCGTGATGACGGGGTACTCCCCCACGCTCGTCTCGCCCGAGAGCATGACCGCGTCGGCGCCGTCGAGGATCGCGTTCGCGACGTCGGAGGTCTCGGCGCGCGTGGGCACCGGGCTGTGCGTCATCGACTCGAGCATCTGGGTGGCGACGATCACGGGCTTCGCGAGCCGGCGGGCGATCTCGATCGCCTGCTTCTGCACGATGGGCACCGCTTCGAGAGGCAGCTCGACGCCGAGGTCGCCACGGGCGACCATGATCGCGTCGAACGCCTCGATGATCTCCTCGAGGTGGTCGACCGCCTGCGGCTTCTCGATCTTGGCGACGACGGGCACGCGGCGACCGACCTCGTCCATGATCTCGTGCACGCGGACGATGTCGGTGGCGTTGCGCACGAACGACAGCGCGATGAGATCGGCACCGAGCTCGAGGCCCCAACGCAGGTCGGCCTCGTCCTTCTCGCTGAGGGCCGGTACGTTGACCGCGACGCCCGGCAGGTTGATGCCCTTGTTGTTCGACACCGGGCCGGCGACGACCACGCGGGTGGTGACGACGGTGCCGTCGGTCTCGATGACCTCGACGCGCACCTTGCCGTCGTCGATGAGCAGGAAGTCACCGGGCTTCACGTCCTGCGGGAGTCCCTTGAACGTCGTGCCGACGATCTCTTTCGTGCCGAGGATGTCCTCGGTCGTGATCTTGAAGATGTCGCCCTCGGCGAGTTCGTGGGGGCCGTCGGCGAACTTGCCGAGCCGGATCTTCGGGCCCTGCAGGTCGACGAGGACGCCGATCGCGCGGCCGGTGTCGTTGGCCGCCTTGCGCACGTTCTGGTAGACGCCCTCGTGGACGTCGTAGCTGCCGTGGCTGAGGTTCATCCGCGCAACGTCGATGCCCGCATCGATGATCGCGCGGATCTGTTCATAGCTCGATGTCGCCGGCCCGAGGGTGGCGACGATCTTCGCTCGTCTCATGTGGTGTGTACTCCCAGGGTGTTCCGCCCGCAGTCTCACGGGTCGGGGGTTCAGGTGACGCCTGCGGACGTCAGATCGCGAACGCGCGAGCGGTCGCGGGGATCGGGCTCGGAAGGCGTGTCTCGCCTTCAAGGTACCGGTCGACGGCCGCGGCCGCAGCCCGGCCCTCGGCGATCGCCCAGACGATGAGCGACTGGCCGCGGCCGGCATCGCCGGCCACGAAGACGCCCGGCAGGGCGGTGGCGTAGTCGGCATCGCGCTCGAGGATGCCCCGCGCGCTCACGCCGACCTCGAGTTGGGGCTGGATCGTGTCGGTCTCGGGACCGGTGAATCCGAGGGCGAGCAGCACCAGGTCGGCGGGGATCTCGCGCTCGGTGCCCCCCTTGGGCACACGGCGGCCGTCGAGGTACTCGGTCTCGGCGACCCGGATGCCACGAACCTCGCCGTTGTCGTTCGCGATGAACTCCACGGTGGACGCGAGGTACTCGCGCTTGCCGCCCTCTTCGTGCGCCGACTGCACTTCGAACAGCGTCGGATGCATCGGCCAGGGCTGGTCGTCGGTGCGCACCGCGCTCGGCTGCTTGCCGATGGCCAGGTTCGTGACCGTGAGCGCGCCCTGGCGGTGCGCGGTGCCGATGCAGTCGGCGCCGGTGTCGCCGCCGCCGAGCACGACGACGTGCTTGCCCTCGGCCGTGATCTGGTCGAAGACCTCGTCGCCGGCGAGCTGACGGTTCGACTGCGTCAGGTACTCCATCGCGAAGTGCACGCCCGCCAGGTCGCGCCCGGGGATCGGCAGGTCGCGCGGCACCATGGCGCCCGTCGCCACCACGACGGCGTCGTACCGTTCGCGCAGCTGGTCCCAGGTGATGTCGGTGCCGATGTCGACGCCGGCGCGGAACCGCGTGCCCTCCGCGGTCATCTGCGCCAGCCGCTGGTCGAGGTGGCGCTTCTCCATCTTGAAGTCGGGGATGCCGTACCGCAGGAGCCCGCCGATGCGGTCGTCGCGCTCGAACACCGCGACGGTGTGGCCGGCGCGCGTGAGCTGCTGGGCGGCGGCGAGACCGGCGGGCCCCGAGCCGACGACGGCGACCGTCTTGCCGGTGAGGCGCGCCGGCGGCTGCGGTTGCACCCAGCCGTTGCCGAACGCCTGGTCGATGATCGAGACCTCGACCTGCTTGATCGTCACCGCGGGCTGGTTGATGCCGAGCACGCACGCCGACTCGCACGGCGCCGGGCAGAGCCGACCCGTGAACTCGGGGAAGTTGTTCGTCGCGTGCAGGCGCTCGATGGCCGCGCGGCCCTCGCCGCGCCACATCAGGTCGTTCCACTCTGGGATCAGGTTGCCGAGGGGGCATCCCTGATGACAGAACGGGACGCCGCAGTCCATGCAGCGGCCGGCCTGCCGGCGCAGCTGCGCCGGGTCGCCCTGCTCGTAGACCTCTTTCCAGTCCATCAACCGGACCGGAACGGGTCGCCGCTTGGGAAGCTCACGCTCGGTGACCTTCAGAAAGCCCTTCGGGTCAGCCACCCGTCACCTCCATGATGCGTCCCCACACGACGTCGCCGTCGGGGTCAAGTCCTTCTTCGACCGCGCTCTGGCGGGTTCGGAGCACGGCCGCGTAGTCGCGCGGCAGCACCTTCGTGAATCGTTCGAACGCAGCCTCGCCCTCGTCGAGGAGGCGCGCTGCGACGGCCGACCCCGTCTGGGCGACGTGCTGCTCGAGCAGGTCGCGCACGATCTCGCGGTCGGCGCCGCCGAGCGCGAGGAGTTCGAGTTCGCCGCCCGCGAGCGACTCGCGGTTGACGCGCGACTCGCGCAGCCCCAGCACGTAGGCCGTGCCGCCCGACATGCCTGCGCCGAGGTTGCGGCCGGTCTCGCCGAGGATCACCGCCAGGCCGCCGGTCATGTACTCGAGCGCGTGATCGCCGACGCCTTCGACGACGGCGGTCGCTCCCGAGTTGCGCACGAGGAATCGCTCGCCCACGATGCCGCGGATGAACATCGACCCGCTGGTCGCCCCGTACCCGATGACGTTGCCGGCGATCACGTTCTGCTCCGCGACGAATCCGGCGGATTCGACCGGGCGCACCACGATCTGCCCGCCCGAGAGCCCCTTGCCCACGTAGTCGTTCGCATCGCCGCTCAGCCGCAGCGTGACGCCCGAGGGCAGGAACGCACCGAGCGACTGCCCGGCCGATCCGGTGAGGCTCACGTCGATCGACCCGGCAGGAAGCCCCTGCTCGCCGTGGTGCACCGTGACCTCGTGCCCGAGCATCGTGCCCACCGCGCGCTCGGTGTTGCGGATCGGCACCTCGACCTCGATGCGACCACCGTGGTCGAGCACCTGCCGCGCCCGGCGGATGAGCTCGTTGTCGAAGTGCTCGTGCAGCTCGTGGTCCTGGGGGCGCGCGTTGCGACGCGGCTCGGAGTCCGAGAAGTCGGGGCCGATGAGCACGGGTGCGAGGTCGAGGCCGTCGGCCTTCCAGTGCGAGACGGCGCGGTCGACGTCGAGCAGCTCGCGGCGGCCGATGACCTCGTCGAGCGAGCGGAACCCGAGTTCGGCGAGGTACTCGCGCACCTCCTGGGCGATGAACTCGAAGAAGTTGACCACGAACTCGGGCTTGCCGGAGAACCGCTTGCGCAGCACGGGGTTCTGCGTCGCCACGCCCACCGGACAGGTGTCGAGGTGGCAGACGCGCATCATGACGCATCCCTCGACCACCAGGGGCGCCGTGGCGAAGCCGAACTCCTCGGCGCCGAGCAGCGCGCCGATGATCACGTCGCGACCCGTCTTCAGCTGCCCGTCGACCTGCACCACGACACGGTCGCGCATACCGTTCAGCATGAGGGTCTGCTGGGTCTCGGCGAGGCCGAGCTCCCAGGGCGTGCCGGCGTGCTTCAGCGAGTTGAGCGGGCTGGCGCCCGTGCCGCCGTCGTGGCCTGAGACCAGGATGACGTCGGCGAGTGCCTTGGCCGTACCGGCCGCGACCGCGCCGATACCCGACTGGCTCACGAGCTTGACGTGGACGCGCGCGCCCGGGTTGGCGCGCTTCAGGTCGAAGATGAGCTGCTTCAGGTCTTCGATCGAGTAGATGTCGTGGTGCGGCGGGGGCGAGATGAGGCCGACGCCCGCGGTCGCGTGCCGCGTGCGCGCCACCCACGGGTAGACCTTCGCCGGCGGAAGCTGACCGCCCTCGCCCGGCTTGGCGCCCTGGGCGAGCTTGATCTGGATGTCGTCCGCATGGGTGAGGTACATGCTCGTCACCCCGAAGCGTCCCGAGGCGACCTGCTTGATCGCACTGCGGCGTTCGGGGTCGAGGAGGCGATCGAGGTCTTCACCGCCCTCACCCGTGTTCGACTTCGCGCCGAGTCGGTTCATCGCGATCGCGAGCGTCTCGTGCGCCTCCTTCGAGATCGAGCCGTAGCTCATCGCGCCGGTCGAGAACCGCTTCACGATGGATGCCACCGACTCGACCTCGTCGATCGGCACGGGCGGACGGGTCCCGGTGCGCAGCGTGAACAGCCCGCGCAGCGTCATGAGCTGTTCGGCCTGGTCATCGACGAGCTTCGTGTACTCGCGGAACACGTCGTACCTGCGGTTGCGCGTCGAATGCTGCAGCCGGAACACCGTCTCGGGGTTGAACAGGTGCGGCGACCCGTCGCGTCGCCACTGGTACTCGCCTCCGGTGGTGAGCCGCTCGTGCGCACGTACCGCCACGTCGGCGGGGTACGCCGACGTGTGCCGCTCGAGGTTCTCGGTGGCGACGACGTCGAGTCCGACGCCACCGAGCTTCGAGGTGGTGCCGGTGAAGTACTCGTCGATGAAGTCCTGTGCGAGCCCGACGGCCTCGAACGCCTGAGCACCGCCGTAGGAGGAGATCGTCGAGATGCCCATCTTCGACATGATCTTCAGCACGCCCTTGCCGAGCGCCTTGATCACGTTGTGCACCGCCTGCTCGGGCGTGATGCCGGTGATCACCCCCGACCGCACGAGGTCCTCGCAGGTCTCCATCGCGAGGTAGGGGTTCACGGCGGATGCCCCGTAGCCGACCAGGAGCGCGACGTGATGCACCTCGCGCACGTCGCCCGCCTCGACGATCAGCCCGACCTTCATGCGGTTCTCGGTGCGGATGAGGTGGTGGTGCACGGTCGAGAGCATGAGCAGCGAGGGAATGGGCGCGAGGTCCTTGTCGGAGTCGCGATCGCTCAGCACGATGAACGACACGCCGGACTCGATCGCCGCGTCCGCTTCGTCGCAGATCGCGCGGAGGCGGTTGCGCATCGCGTCGCGGCCCTCGTCGAACCGGTACAGGCCGCGGATCGTCGTCGTGGCCCGCGACCCGGCCCGCGGATCGATGTGCACGATCTTCGCCAGCTCGTCGTTGTCGATCACCGGGAAGTCCAGCGCGACCTGTCGTGCGTGCTCGGGTCCGGCGGAGAGCAGGTTGCGCTCGGGGCCGAGGGAGGTGCCGAGCGAGGTCACGACCTGCTCGCGGATCGAGTCGAGCGGCGGGTTCGTCACCTGTGCGAACTGCTGGGTGAAGTAGTCGAACAGCAGACGCGGCCGCTTCGACAGCACGGCGACCGGGGTGTCGGACCCCATCGCGCCGATCGGCTCCTGGCCGGTCCTCGCCATCGGCGTGAGGAGGATCTTCACTTCCTCCTCGGTGTACCCGAAGGTGCGCTGGCGGCGGTTCACCGACAGCGGCGGGTGCACGATGTGCTCGCGCTCGGGCAGTTCGCCGAGCCGGATGCGGCTCTGCTCGAGCCAGTCCGCGTACGGTGCCTGCGCCGCGAGGTCGGCCTTGATCTCGTCGTCCTCGATGAGCCGGCCGGCCTCGGTGTCGACGAGGAACATGCGGCCGGGCTGGAGCCGCCCCTTGCGCACGATGCGCGACTGGTCGATGTCGAGCACGCCGATCTCGCTGGCGAGCACCACGAGCCCGTCGTCGGTGACGAGGTAGCGGCCGGGGCGCAGCCCGTTGCGGTCGAGCGTCGCGCCGACGAGGGATCCGTCGGTGAAGACGATGGCCGCGGGGCCGTCCCACGGCTCCATGAGCATCGAGTGGTACTCGTAGAACGCACGGCGGGCGGGGTCGATCTCGGTCTGGTTCTCCCAGGCTTCGGGAACCATCATCATGATGGCGTGCGGCAGGCTGCGCCCGGCGAGGGTCAGCAGCTCGACCACCTCGTCGAACGAGGCCGAGTCGCTCGCACCGGGCGTGACGATCGGCAGGATCGGCGCGAGGTCGCCCAGGAGCTCGCTCTCGAGCTGCGACTGCCGCGCGCGCATCCAGTTGCGGTTGCCCTGGATGGTGTTGATCTCGCCGTTGTGCGCGATCATGCGGAACGGCTGCGCGAGCGGCCAGGACGGGAACGTGTTCGTCGAGTACCGCGAGTGCACGAGCGCGAGCTTGGAGGCGAACCGCTCATCGGACAGGTCGGGATAGAACGGCTCGAGCTGCAGCGTCGTGACCATGCCCTTGTAGACCATGGTGCGGCTCGACAGCGAGGCGAAGTAGAGCTCGAGTTCGCGTTCGGCGCGCTTGCGCAGCCGGAACGTCAGCCGGTCGATTTCGATGCCCGCCGCCGAACGCCCCTCGTCGTCGACCGACGCGGCACGGACGTAGAGCTGGTGCACCGCCGGCATCGCGGCGCGCGCCAGCGTGCCGAGCTCATCGGGGCGCACCGGCACCTCGCGCCAGCCGAGAACGGTGAGCCCCTCCTCGGCGGCGATCGCCTGCACCTGCCGCTTGACGACGCTGCGCGACGTCGGATCGATCGGCAGGAACGCGTTGCCCACGGCGTATGCCCCTGCGGCAGGCAGGGGGAACCCCACGACCTCGCGGAGGAACGCGTCGGGCACCTGCGTGATGATGCCCGCACCGTCACCGGTGCCCGCATCCGAACCGACGGCACCGCGGTGCTCGAGGTGCCGCAGCGCGTCGAGCGCGTGCTGGATGATGTCGTGCCCGGCCGTGCCGCGCAGGGTCGCCACCATGGCGAGCCCGCACGCGTCCTTCTCGGCAGCGGGGTCGTACAGACCCTGAGCCTCGGGAACCGAGCTGAATCTCGCGAAGGGTGGGGTGGGCGACACGTGGACCGTCCTCGTCGTCTAGGTGGCAGCTTGGGGACGTCGTCGGCCCTGCGGAGGGAATCTCGCGGCACATGATGCGGTGCCGCGTCGGAGCTCGCGAAACGGTGGGAACGTTACTCGGAGGCGGGACGATCAGGGCTTGTGGCTGCCGTCGCGCCCTCTGCGGGCTCGCCCTCGACGCCGTCGTCGAGAGAGTCTGAGTCGGACTCGGTGTCGTCAGAGTCTACCTCAGGGTCGGGACGCACCCACTCGCGCCCCGGAACGTAGACGCTCGGCTCCAGACCGGGGTGGCGACGACGTTGCACGAGGATGAGCACGATGCCGATCACGACCGCGGCCCACGCCGCCCAGACGTTCACCCGGATGCCCAGGAACATCTCGCTCGGGTCCACCCGGATCGACTCGAAGAACGACCGGCCGAGGCCGTACCAGATCAGGTAGACGCCGAACGCCTTGCCCCAGCGCAGGTTGGCGCGACGCTCGAGCAGGATGATCACGGCGACGCCGAGCAGGTTCCAGATCAGTTCGTACAGGAACGTCGGGTGGAACAGTGTGCCGTCTTCGAGCCCCTGCGGCCAGGCGGGGTTGGTGCTCTCGATCTCGAGACCCCACGGCAGGTCGGTGGGCGCACCGAACAGCTCGTGGTTGAACCAGTTGCCGATCCGGCCGACGGCCTGCGCGACGAGCAGGCCGGGCGCGAGCGCGTCGGCGAACGACCAGAACCGCAGACCGGTCAGCCGGCAGCCGATGAGCACGCCGACCGCGCCGCCGAGGAGCGAGCCGAAGATCGCGTTGCCGCCCTCCCAGATGTTCCAGATCGCACCGGGCTGGAACGGGTTCCAGATGTTCGCGCCCTCGTAGAAGTAGTCCCCGGGGTGCGTGAGCACGTGGTAGAGCCGCGCACCGATGATGCCGAGCGGCACCGCCCACAGCGCGATGTCCAGCACGATGCCCGGTTCGGCACCGCGCTTGGTCAGCCGGCGCGACGTGATGACGACGGCCAGGATGATGCCCAGCAGAATGCAGAGCGCATAGGTGTGCAGGTTGATCTGCCACCCGAAGAGGTTGATCTCGAAGATCTGCCACGCCTCATCGGGGCTCGGAATGCTGAAGGGGGCTGACACGCTCGGCGTTGCCTTTCTCGTGGGATGCCCGCGAACGGGCCTCGAAGAGCCTACTTCACGCGGCCAGGGTGCCGCGTGCGAGGTCGGCCGCGAGGCGGCCGACCCCCTCGACGCCGCCGTCGCCGAGCGCCTTCACCAGCGCCGAACCGACGATGGCGCCGTCGGCGTACTCGAGGACTTCGCGCACCTGGTCGGGCGTCGAGATCCCGACGCCGACGCAGGTGCTGTCGCAGCCGTGGGCGCGCAGGCGCTCGACGACCGCGCGCGCGGCCGCGTCGACGTCGCGGCGCGCACCGGTGATGCCCATCGTCGACACCGCGTACACGAACCCGCGGCTCTGCGCGACGACCCGATCGAGCCGATCACCGGTCGACGAGGGCGCGGCGAGGAAGACGCGGTCGAGCCCGGTGCGCTCGGATGCGGCGATCCATTCGGATGCCTCGTCGGGAATGAGGTCGGGCGTGATGAGCCCCGTGCCGCCCGCCGCGAGCAGGTCGTCGGCGAACCGGTCCACGCCGTACTGCACGACGGGGTTCCAGTAGGTCATGACCAGGATCGGCACGTCGATCTGCGAGGTGATCTCGCGGACGGCGGTGAAGCCGTCGCGCAGCCGGAACCCGTTGCGCAGCGCCTCCTGGGTGGCAGCCTGGATCACCGCGCCGTCCATCACGGGATCGGAATACGGCAGACCGAGCTCGATCGCGTCGACCCCGTTCGAGGCGATCGCGACGGCGGCGTCGATCGACTCGGCGAGATTCGGGAACCCCACCGGCAGATAGCCGATGAGCGCGCCCGTGCCGGCGTCGACCCGCGTGCGGATGGTGTCGCGCACGCTCATGCCTGCGTCGCCCCTTCGTCGATGAGGCCGAACCAGCGCCCGGCGGTCTCCATGTCTTTGTCGCCGCGGCCCGAGAGGCTCACGAGGATGACCCCGTCCGGTCCGAGCTCGCGCCCGAGTTCGAGCGCGCCGGCCAACGCGTGGGCCGACTCGATCGCGGGGATGATGCCCTCGGTTCGGCTGAGCAGCCGCAATGCGTCCATCGCGGCGGCGTCGGTCACCGGCAGGTACTGCGCTCGCCCGATCGCGCTGAGCCAGGAGTGCTCGGGGCCGACTCCCGGGTAGTCGAGCCCGGCCGAGATCGAGTGCGAGTCGCGGGTCTGGCCGTCTTCGTCCTGCAGCAGGAAGCTGCGGGCGCCGTGCAGCACGCCCGGACGGCCGAGCGTGATGGTCGCGGCGGTGCGGGGCGTCTCGTGCCCCTCTCCCCCGGCCTCGAAGCCGTAGAGCGAGACATCCGTGTCGTCGAGGAACGCGTGGAAGATGCCGATCGCGTTCGACCCCCCGCCCACGCACGCGGCGACCGCGTCGGGGAGGCGGCCGGTGAGCGCGAGCACCTGCTCGCGCGCCTCTTCGCCGATGATCTTCTGGAAGTCGCGCACCATCGCCGGGAACGGATGCGGGCCGGCCGCCGTGCCGAAGATGTAGTTCGTGTGTTCGACGTTGGTGACCCAGTCGCGCAGCGCCTCGTTGATCGCGTCCTTCAGGGTCGCGGTGCCGTGTTCGACCGCGATCACCTCGGCACCGAGTAGTCGCATCCGGGCCACGTTCAGCGCCTGTCGCTGGGTGTCGACCTTGCCCATGTAGATGGTGCAGTCGAGCCCGAACAGGGCGGCGGCGGTCGCGGTCGCGACGCCGTGCTGCCCGGCACCGGTCTCGGCGATCACCCGGCGCTTGCCGATGCGCTTCGTGAGGATCGCCTGGCCGAGCACGTTGTTGATCTTGTGCGAACCCGTGTGGTTCAGGTCTTCGCGCTTCAGGATGATGCGGGCGCCGCCGGCGTGCTCGGCGAACCGCGGCACCTCGGTGATGATCGACGGGCGGCCGGCGTAGTTCACGAGCAGGTCGGTGAGCTCGCGCTGGAACTCGGGATCGTTCCTAGCGAGCTGGTAGGCGTCGGCGAGCTCGTCGAGCGCGGCGATGAGCGATTCGGGTACGAACCGGCCGCCGAAGTCGCCGAAGTACGGCCCGGTTTCGGTACGCAGGGACATCAGTCCTCCAGGAATCGTCGGAGGGTGGATTCGGGGTCGCCGTCGGTGACGAGCGCTTCGCCGACGAGGACCACATCGGCGCCGGCGGCACGGTAGTGGGCGACGTCGGCGGCGGTCTTCACGGCCGATTCGGCGACGCGGACGGCGTCGGCCGGGATGCGCTCGGCGAGCCGGCCGAAGAGGTCGGCGTCGAGTTCGAACGTCGTGAGGTCGCGGGCGTTCACGCCGATGAGCTTCGCGCCGAGATCGGCGGCACGGTCGACCTCGTCGGCCGAGTGGGTCTCGACGAGCGGGGTCATGCCGAGCTCGAGGATGAGCGCGTGCAGGTCGGCCAGCACCGGCTGGTCGAGCGCGGCCACGATCAGCAGCACCAGGTCGGCGCCGGCCGCGCGGGCTTCGAACACCTGGTAGGGCGTCGCGATGAAGTCCTTGCGGAGCACCGGCAGCGAGACCGTGTCGCGCACGAGTTCGAGGTCGGCGAGCGAACCGCCGAAGCGGCGCCCCTCGGTGAGCACGCTGATCGCGCTCGCGCCGCCCTGCTCGTAGCTGCGGGCGAGCGCGGCCGGGTCGGTGATCGCGGCCAGCGAGCCGCGCGACGGGCTGGATCGCTTGATCTCGGCGATGATCTTCACCCGGTCGGCCGGCGCCAGCGCGGTGAGCGCGTCGATCGCCGCGGGGCGCGCGAGCGCCGCGCGCTCGACTTCGGCGAGCGACCGCTCGGTCTCGCGAGCGCGCGCGTCCGCGACGGCGTTCGCCGTCAGGTCGGCGAGCACTCTCAGTGGACCTTCGGGGGCGCGACCTTGGCGCCGCCGACGCCGTAACCGGCACGCGCGAGCGCCCAGCCGACGATCAGTCCGACGACGAGCAGCCCGGCCGCAGCCCAGACCAGCCAGGCCAGTTCGAAGAAGAACGCGGCCGTGCCGATGACGAACGCGATGAGCATGATCGTGACGGCGGTCCACGCCGCGGGCGAGTGTCCGTGGCCGGGATCTGCGGTCTCAGTGCTCATGATGCTCCTTCGTTGCGGGGGTCGGGTGTCAGTCTAGCGGGCGTGCTCGCGGCGGCACGGCGACCGACCGGGTGGGGCGGTCGGGAGGTCAGGCGGTCGGGTCGTCGCCCCGGCTCAGCTCGTCCCAGTCGTCGATCGCGCGGTCGCGTGCGGGACGGGGACCGGCTGCTCCGGTGCCCGGCGAACGGTCGGATGCCTCGGAGCGGGCCGGGGAACCGGACGCGGTCGGCTCCCCCGTTCCGTCGGCGGGACCCGGCGCGTCGGCGCCGCCGGCGTCGGGCGCATCGCCCTCGGGAGCGGTCGTCGACGCGAGTCGGGCACCGCTGCCGTACCGCCGCGACCCCGCCGGCCAGCGATGCCCCGTGACGAGCACCAGTGCTCCGGCGGCCGCGACGACGATGCCGCCCGCCAGTCCGACCCACGGCCAGATCGTCGCCGTGGTCTCGGCGAGGAGTTCGGCGACCGGTGCCGTCCCGGTCACCCCGGTGGCGTCCGTGACGGCGGGGGCGACCGCATCGACCACGTCGCCCAGGCTCGTCGAGACCGCGAGCACGAGGCATCCGCCCAGCACGACCGCGAGGACGCCCAGCAGCACCCGGATGCCGGGCCCCGCGATCGCCAGCGCACCGGCGAGCGCGAGCCCGGCGAGCGCGAGCGCGGCGAGCGCGGGGCTCGCGACGTCACCGCGCACCGAGAGCGCCGCGCCGGTTCCGGCGCCCGCGGCGAGCCGGACCTCGAACCATGCCTGACTCCACGAGAGCAGCGCGAGCCCCGAGCCCGCGATCACCGCGAGGATGGCGGGCAGCTTCGCGCGGTCGGGGGTCACGATCCCACCCGTCGCAGGGCGTTCGCGATCGCGACCGCCCGCAGGGGTGCGGCGGCCTTGTTCTGCGACTCCAGGAACTCGCTGTCGGGGTCGGAGTCGGCGACGAGCCCGGCGCCCGCCTGCACGTGGGCGACGCCGCCCGCGATGGTCGCGGTGCGGATGGCGATCGCGAGGTCGGCGTCGCCGCCGAAGCCGAAGTAGCCGACCACTCCCCCGTAGACGCCGCGCTGGGCGGGTTCGAGTTCGTCGATGATCTCCAGCGCGCG from Agromyces larvae includes the following:
- a CDS encoding DUF6704 family protein → MSTETADPGHGHSPAAWTAVTIMLIAFVIGTAAFFFELAWLVWAAAGLLVVGLIVGWALARAGYGVGGAKVAPPKVH
- a CDS encoding Trp biosynthesis-associated membrane protein: MTPDRAKLPAILAVIAGSGLALLSWSQAWFEVRLAAGAGTGAALSVRGDVASPALAALALAGLALAGALAIAGPGIRVLLGVLAVVLGGCLVLAVSTSLGDVVDAVAPAVTDATGVTGTAPVAELLAETTATIWPWVGLAGGIVVAAAGALVLVTGHRWPAGSRRYGSGARLASTTAPEGDAPDAGGADAPGPADGTGEPTASGSPARSEASDRSPGTGAAGPRPARDRAIDDWDELSRGDDPTA
- the trpB gene encoding tryptophan synthase subunit beta, encoding MSLRTETGPYFGDFGGRFVPESLIAALDELADAYQLARNDPEFQRELTDLLVNYAGRPSIITEVPRFAEHAGGARIILKREDLNHTGSHKINNVLGQAILTKRIGKRRVIAETGAGQHGVATATAAALFGLDCTIYMGKVDTQRQALNVARMRLLGAEVIAVEHGTATLKDAINEALRDWVTNVEHTNYIFGTAAGPHPFPAMVRDFQKIIGEEAREQVLALTGRLPDAVAACVGGGSNAIGIFHAFLDDTDVSLYGFEAGGEGHETPRTAATITLGRPGVLHGARSFLLQDEDGQTRDSHSISAGLDYPGVGPEHSWLSAIGRAQYLPVTDAAAMDALRLLSRTEGIIPAIESAHALAGALELGRELGPDGVILVSLSGRGDKDMETAGRWFGLIDEGATQA
- the trpC gene encoding indole-3-glycerol phosphate synthase TrpC, with protein sequence MLADLTANAVADARARETERSLAEVERAALARPAAIDALTALAPADRVKIIAEIKRSSPSRGSLAAITDPAALARSYEQGGASAISVLTEGRRFGGSLADLELVRDTVSLPVLRKDFIATPYQVFEARAAGADLVLLIVAALDQPVLADLHALILELGMTPLVETHSADEVDRAADLGAKLIGVNARDLTTFELDADLFGRLAERIPADAVRVAESAVKTAADVAHYRAAGADVVLVGEALVTDGDPESTLRRFLED